One stretch of Streptomyces hygroscopicus DNA includes these proteins:
- a CDS encoding aldo/keto reductase produces MSELPTRRLGALTVAAQGLGCMGMSHGYGASDDAQSIATLHRALDLGVTLLDTSDFYGAGHNEELLGRALAGRREQAVLATKFGFANRLGEPTAIRGDAAYVRQACDASLRRLGVDHIDLYYQHRVDPEVPIEETVGAMAELVQAGKVRHLGLSEAGADTIRRAHAVHPIAALQSEWSLWTRDLEHEIAPVCRELGIGLVPFSPLGRGFLTGRYTSTEGLPEGDMRRTQPRFADGNLEKNLAIVGKLNELAAAKGVTAGRLALAWVQHRGDDVVPIPGTRRQKYLEENLTAATLELSPEELAAIDAAAPADQVAGTRYDERNLTFVNR; encoded by the coding sequence ATGTCCGAACTGCCCACCCGCCGCCTGGGTGCGCTGACCGTCGCGGCCCAGGGCCTGGGCTGCATGGGAATGAGCCACGGCTACGGCGCCTCGGACGACGCCCAGTCGATCGCCACCCTCCATCGCGCCCTGGACCTCGGCGTCACGCTGCTGGACACCTCCGACTTCTACGGTGCCGGGCACAACGAGGAGCTGCTCGGCCGGGCCCTGGCCGGACGCCGGGAGCAGGCGGTCCTGGCCACCAAGTTCGGCTTCGCCAACCGGCTGGGGGAGCCGACCGCGATCCGGGGCGACGCCGCGTACGTCCGCCAGGCGTGCGACGCGTCGCTGCGGCGGCTCGGCGTCGACCACATCGACCTCTACTACCAGCACCGCGTGGACCCCGAGGTCCCCATCGAGGAGACCGTCGGCGCGATGGCCGAGCTGGTCCAGGCGGGCAAGGTGCGCCATCTCGGCCTGTCCGAGGCGGGCGCGGACACCATCCGCCGCGCCCACGCGGTGCACCCCATCGCGGCCCTGCAGAGCGAATGGTCGCTGTGGACGCGGGACCTGGAGCACGAGATCGCCCCGGTCTGCCGTGAGCTCGGCATCGGCCTCGTCCCCTTCTCCCCGCTCGGCCGCGGCTTCCTCACCGGCCGCTACACCTCGACCGAGGGCCTGCCGGAGGGCGATATGCGCCGCACCCAGCCCCGGTTCGCCGACGGCAACCTCGAAAAGAACCTGGCCATCGTCGGGAAGCTGAACGAACTGGCCGCCGCGAAGGGCGTCACCGCGGGCCGGCTCGCCCTCGCCTGGGTGCAGCACCGTGGCGACGACGTGGTTCCCATCCCGGGCACCCGGCGCCAGAAGTACCTCGAGGAGAACCTGACCGCCGCCACCCTGGAGCTGTCTCCCGAAGAACTGGCCGCGATCGACGCCGCCGCCCCGGCCGACCAGGTCGCCGGCACCCGCTACGACGAGCGGAACCTCACCTTCGTCAACCGCTGA
- a CDS encoding gas vesicle protein — translation MSPSTPPTPSASPTPTHLDIDRDSVGRDLVALVLTVVELLRQLMERQAIRRIDTGGLTDGQIERIGTTLMLLDQRMAELCDQHGLTPEDLNLDLGPLGTLLPRD, via the coding sequence ATGAGCCCGTCGACGCCCCCGACCCCCTCGGCCTCCCCGACCCCCACCCACCTCGACATCGACCGCGACTCGGTCGGCCGCGACCTGGTGGCCCTCGTGCTGACGGTCGTCGAACTCCTCCGCCAGCTCATGGAGCGCCAGGCCATCCGCCGGATCGACACGGGCGGCCTCACCGACGGCCAGATCGAGCGCATCGGCACCACGCTGATGCTGCTCGACCAGCGCATGGCGGAGCTGTGCGACCAGCACGGACTGACGCCGGAGGACCTCAACCTGGACCTCGGGCCCCTGGGCACCCTGCTCCCCCGCGACTGA
- a CDS encoding dehydrogenase has translation MNRRVVHTRGGSPAEVLTVIEEPDPATPEHGQVLIRASVFTVHPGDLQTIEAYPGNAAQPVPAGTEVTGVVEAIGPGTRVAPGVEVGGRVTVFPQPGAWAQWIMADADLVAAVPDELSDEVAAQMLANPLTAVMLRREAQEHLAFGYDGCLVQTAAGSSVGRLVTGVSQFHNFPLVNVVRSERGAAELRKRFPDVPVVSTEHPGWADEVREAAGGRPVSVALDPIGGKLAESLLDLLSPGGKLVSYGLIAKEPISVHASTLLSKSLTMRGKNVGRWPSEASAERRQSDVATAKQIALALRDQFDVAATYGLTELANAVEHAVRPGKVGLVLVRPW, from the coding sequence ATGAACCGTCGTGTCGTCCACACCCGCGGCGGATCACCCGCCGAGGTCCTGACCGTCATCGAGGAACCAGACCCGGCGACGCCCGAGCACGGCCAGGTCCTTATCCGCGCCTCGGTCTTCACGGTGCACCCCGGTGATCTGCAGACCATCGAGGCATACCCAGGGAATGCCGCACAGCCGGTCCCAGCCGGGACGGAGGTCACCGGCGTGGTGGAGGCGATCGGCCCGGGAACGCGCGTGGCGCCGGGGGTCGAGGTCGGCGGCCGGGTAACGGTCTTCCCCCAACCGGGGGCGTGGGCGCAGTGGATCATGGCGGACGCCGATTTGGTCGCCGCCGTACCGGACGAGTTGTCGGACGAGGTCGCCGCGCAGATGCTGGCGAACCCGCTCACCGCGGTGATGCTACGCCGGGAGGCGCAGGAGCACCTGGCCTTCGGATACGACGGTTGCCTGGTACAGACCGCTGCGGGCTCATCGGTCGGGCGGCTGGTGACGGGTGTCTCCCAGTTCCACAACTTCCCCCTCGTCAACGTCGTCCGCAGCGAGCGCGGTGCCGCCGAGCTGCGCAAGCGGTTCCCGGACGTGCCCGTCGTGTCGACAGAGCATCCGGGCTGGGCCGACGAGGTCCGCGAGGCAGCCGGCGGCCGTCCGGTGAGTGTGGCGTTGGACCCCATCGGCGGGAAGCTGGCGGAGAGCCTTCTGGACCTGCTGTCACCGGGCGGGAAGCTGGTCAGTTACGGACTGATCGCCAAGGAGCCGATCTCGGTGCACGCATCGACGCTGCTGAGCAAGTCGCTGACCATGCGCGGCAAGAACGTCGGCCGGTGGCCGTCCGAAGCCTCCGCCGAGAGGCGGCAATCCGACGTCGCCACCGCGAAGCAGATCGCACTGGCCCTCAGGGACCAGTTCGACGTGGCCGCTACGTACGGCCTCACCGAGCTGGCCAATGCCGTGGAACACGCGGTACGGCCCGGCAAGGTCGGCCTCGTCCTCGTCCGTCCCTGGTAG
- a CDS encoding membrane protein produces the protein MTVFKTSLRNFVAHKGRMALSAIAVLLSVAFVCGTLVFTDTTNATFDKLFASTASDVTVSPKGAGDSDTRQGRIRSLPGSELARLKQVDGVKSVIGDATSQSITAADRNDNSIGSDSGAPTIGTNWDPTETRSVQITSGHAPRGPTEVMVDADTAKNKKLKLGDEMRIIAIPGEFRAKIVGIATFQVTNPGATLVFMDTDTAQRKLLGAPGVYSSYLLTAQPGVSHDQLKKNVVADLGTAVKVQTKAESSKEAEDDIGSFLDVMKYAMLGFAGIAVLVGIFLIVNTFSMLVAQRTREIGLMRAIGSSRKQINRSVLIEALLLGIVGSILGVLGGVGLAVGLMKIMGSAGLHLSTDQLTVKPTTPIIGIGIGVIVTVIAAYIPARRAGKISPMAALRDAGTPADSRAGWIRGVIGTLLTAGGAASLVVAGNADKAVDGSMFLGVGVVLTLIGFIVIGPLLAGLVVRALATVVLRIFGPVGRLAERNALRNPRRTGATGAALMIGLALVACLSVVGSSMVASATDELDKSVGADFIIQSDMGQPITEGIEKSVRQAKGLKHISEAKNIDGAKLTLPDGKTVTEDLSAASPTYAEDLRTPVVEGDLAAAYGKNAMSVPEGFAKDHKVKKGDTLTVAFKEGRTAKLTVAAITSDDVSLDKGAMYLNIATVESYVPAKLIPADVMMLAQAKDGQEDAAYASLKAQLHHYPSVKVRDQTDYKQEVKDQVGQLLNLVYGLLALAIIVAVLGVVNTLALSVVERTREIGLMRAIGLSRRQMRRMIRLESVVIALFGALLGLGLGMGWGTTAQKLLALEGLKTLEIPWPTIITVFIGSAVVGLIAALVPAFRAARMNVLNAIATE, from the coding sequence ATGACCGTCTTCAAGACCTCACTGCGCAACTTCGTCGCCCACAAGGGGCGGATGGCGCTGTCCGCGATCGCCGTGCTGCTGTCGGTGGCGTTCGTCTGCGGCACGCTCGTCTTCACCGACACCACCAACGCCACGTTCGACAAGCTCTTCGCGAGCACCGCCTCCGATGTCACGGTCAGCCCGAAGGGCGCCGGCGACAGCGACACCCGGCAGGGCCGGATCCGTTCGCTGCCCGGTTCGGAGCTGGCGCGGCTGAAGCAGGTGGACGGCGTCAAGTCGGTGATCGGCGACGCCACCAGCCAGTCGATCACCGCCGCCGACCGGAACGACAACAGCATCGGCTCGGACTCCGGCGCCCCGACCATCGGCACCAACTGGGACCCGACCGAGACGCGCTCGGTCCAGATCACCTCGGGCCACGCGCCGCGCGGCCCGACCGAGGTGATGGTCGACGCCGACACCGCGAAGAACAAGAAGCTGAAGCTGGGCGACGAGATGCGGATCATCGCCATCCCCGGCGAGTTCCGCGCGAAGATCGTCGGCATTGCCACGTTCCAGGTGACCAACCCGGGCGCCACGCTGGTCTTCATGGACACCGACACCGCGCAGCGCAAGCTGCTCGGCGCTCCCGGGGTGTACTCCAGCTACCTGCTCACCGCCCAGCCGGGCGTCAGCCACGACCAGCTCAAGAAGAACGTGGTGGCCGACCTCGGCACCGCGGTGAAGGTGCAGACGAAGGCCGAGTCCAGCAAGGAGGCCGAGGACGACATCGGCTCGTTCCTGGACGTCATGAAGTACGCGATGCTCGGCTTCGCCGGGATCGCCGTCCTGGTCGGCATCTTCCTGATCGTCAACACCTTCTCGATGCTGGTCGCCCAGCGCACCCGTGAGATCGGCCTGATGCGGGCCATCGGCTCCAGCCGGAAGCAGATCAACCGGTCGGTGCTGATCGAGGCGCTGCTGCTGGGCATCGTGGGCTCGATCCTCGGTGTCCTCGGCGGGGTCGGCCTCGCGGTCGGCCTGATGAAGATCATGGGCAGCGCGGGGCTGCATCTGAGCACCGATCAGCTGACGGTGAAGCCCACCACGCCCATCATCGGCATCGGTATCGGCGTCATCGTCACCGTCATCGCGGCGTACATCCCCGCCCGCCGGGCCGGGAAGATCTCCCCGATGGCGGCCCTGCGCGACGCGGGCACCCCGGCGGACAGCAGGGCCGGATGGATCCGCGGCGTGATCGGCACCCTGCTCACCGCGGGTGGCGCGGCCTCCCTGGTGGTCGCGGGGAACGCGGACAAGGCGGTCGACGGCTCGATGTTCCTGGGCGTCGGCGTGGTGCTGACGCTCATCGGCTTCATCGTCATCGGCCCGCTGCTGGCCGGTCTGGTGGTCCGCGCGCTGGCCACCGTCGTCCTGCGGATCTTCGGCCCGGTCGGCCGGCTGGCCGAGCGCAACGCGCTGCGCAACCCGCGGCGCACCGGCGCCACCGGCGCGGCCCTGATGATCGGCCTGGCGCTGGTCGCCTGTCTGTCGGTGGTGGGCTCCTCGATGGTCGCCTCGGCCACCGATGAGCTGGACAAGTCGGTGGGCGCGGACTTCATCATCCAGTCCGACATGGGCCAGCCGATCACCGAGGGGATCGAGAAGTCGGTGCGCCAGGCCAAGGGCCTGAAGCACATCAGCGAGGCCAAGAACATCGACGGCGCCAAGCTCACCCTGCCGGACGGCAAGACGGTCACCGAGGACCTTTCGGCCGCCAGCCCGACGTACGCGGAGGACCTGCGCACCCCGGTGGTCGAGGGTGATCTGGCGGCCGCGTACGGCAAGAACGCCATGTCGGTGCCGGAGGGCTTCGCCAAGGACCACAAGGTGAAGAAGGGCGACACGCTGACCGTCGCCTTCAAGGAGGGCCGGACCGCCAAGCTGACCGTCGCCGCGATCACCTCGGACGACGTCAGCCTCGACAAGGGCGCGATGTACCTCAACATCGCCACCGTCGAGAGCTATGTCCCCGCCAAGCTGATCCCGGCGGACGTCATGATGCTGGCGCAGGCCAAGGACGGCCAGGAGGACGCGGCGTACGCATCCCTCAAGGCCCAGCTCCACCACTACCCGTCGGTGAAGGTGCGCGACCAGACCGACTACAAGCAGGAGGTCAAGGACCAGGTCGGTCAGCTGCTCAACCTGGTCTACGGTCTGCTGGCGCTGGCGATCATCGTCGCCGTCCTCGGTGTGGTGAACACCCTGGCCCTGTCGGTGGTCGAGCGGACCCGTGAGATCGGCCTGATGCGCGCCATCGGCCTCTCCCGCCGCCAGATGCGCCGCATGATCCGGCTGGAGTCCGTGGTCATCGCGCTCTTCGGCGCGCTGCTGGGGCTGGGTCTTGGCATGGGCTGGGGAACCACGGCCCAGAAGCTGCTGGCGCTGGAGGGTCTGAAGACCCTGGAGATCCCGTGGCCGACGATCATCACGGTCTTCATCGGCTCGGCCGTGGTGGGTCTGATCGCGGCGCTGGTCCCGGCCTTCCGGGCGGCGCGGATGAATGTGCTGAACGCGATCGCCACGGAATAG
- a CDS encoding iron-sulfur cluster assembly protein HesB: MTAVSLTPAGPFSLAASVRFLEDFTPASYSGTADEVLRLAFPADDGHSTVAAAVRREETADGEAGTVRAEFTVYPGAPDGDLDGSPADPASAGPGPVSVESEYWPDEAVRAQLARILSLDADGSGFPDLAAADPVVAGLMAEFPGLRPVCFHSPYEAAVWAVIGHRIRRTQAAAIKARLAERHGRRVQAAGRTLHAFPTPPVLRAITRVPGLTEVKIERLHALAEAADAGALDAARLRAMPVDDALAALRTLPGIGPFSAELILIRGAGHPDVFPHHERRLHAAIATAYGLDEAASGDIGRLAGIADGWRPYRSWIALLLRVRAERIGRHVS; encoded by the coding sequence GTGACCGCCGTCTCCCTCACCCCGGCCGGTCCCTTCTCGCTGGCGGCGAGCGTCCGCTTCCTGGAGGACTTCACCCCCGCGAGCTATTCCGGCACGGCGGACGAGGTGCTGCGCCTGGCCTTTCCCGCCGACGACGGCCACTCGACGGTGGCCGCCGCGGTGCGGCGGGAGGAGACGGCGGACGGGGAAGCGGGCACGGTACGGGCCGAGTTCACCGTGTATCCCGGCGCACCGGACGGCGACCTGGACGGCTCCCCGGCGGACCCCGCGTCCGCCGGGCCCGGGCCCGTATCCGTCGAGTCCGAGTACTGGCCCGACGAGGCCGTCCGGGCCCAGCTCGCCCGCATCCTTTCCCTCGACGCCGACGGAAGCGGCTTCCCCGACCTCGCCGCCGCCGACCCCGTGGTGGCGGGGCTCATGGCGGAATTTCCGGGCCTCCGGCCGGTGTGCTTCCACTCCCCCTACGAAGCCGCCGTGTGGGCGGTCATCGGCCACCGCATCCGCAGGACCCAGGCCGCCGCCATCAAGGCCCGCCTCGCCGAGCGGCACGGACGGCGGGTCCAGGCCGCGGGCCGGACCCTGCACGCCTTCCCCACCCCGCCGGTGCTGCGCGCGATCACCCGGGTCCCCGGTCTGACCGAGGTGAAGATCGAGCGGCTGCACGCGCTGGCGGAGGCCGCCGACGCCGGTGCGCTCGACGCCGCACGGCTGCGCGCGATGCCGGTGGACGACGCCCTCGCGGCGCTGCGCACCCTTCCCGGCATCGGCCCGTTCTCCGCCGAGCTCATCCTCATCCGCGGCGCCGGGCACCCCGACGTCTTCCCGCACCACGAACGGCGACTGCACGCGGCCATCGCCACCGCGTACGGCCTCGACGAGGCCGCCTCCGGCGACATCGGCCGGCTGGCCGGGATCGCCGACGGCTGGCGGCCCTACCGCAGCTGGATCGCGCTCCTGCTGCGCGTCCGCGCCGAGCGCATCGGCCGCCACGTGTCGTAG
- a CDS encoding peptide ABC transporter ATP-binding protein, with amino-acid sequence MTTAVSIPRTGGSGGHTAVAARARQVLKAYGSGETRVVALDHVDVDIARGQYTAIMGPSGSGKSTLMHCLAGLDTVSSGQIFIDETEITGLKDKKLTKLRRDRIGFIFQAFNLLPTLSAIENITLPMDIAGRKPDRAWLDRVVETVGLAGRLKHRPNQLSGGQQQRVAVARALAARPEIIFGDEPTGNLDSRAGAEVLGFLKRSVDELGQTIVMVTHDPVAASYANRVLYLADGRIVDEMYNPTADLVLERMKHFDARGRVS; translated from the coding sequence GTGACAACGGCTGTATCGATTCCCAGGACCGGGGGCAGCGGAGGACATACGGCCGTCGCCGCCCGTGCGCGTCAGGTACTCAAGGCGTATGGCTCCGGGGAGACCCGGGTGGTCGCGCTGGACCATGTGGACGTGGACATCGCCCGCGGGCAGTACACCGCGATCATGGGCCCGTCCGGCTCCGGCAAGTCGACCCTGATGCACTGCCTGGCCGGTCTGGACACCGTCAGCTCCGGGCAGATCTTCATCGACGAGACCGAGATCACCGGGCTGAAGGACAAGAAGCTCACCAAGCTGCGCCGGGACCGGATCGGCTTCATCTTCCAGGCGTTCAACCTGCTGCCGACGCTCAGCGCGATCGAGAACATCACGCTGCCGATGGACATCGCGGGCCGTAAGCCCGACCGGGCCTGGCTGGACCGGGTGGTGGAGACCGTGGGCCTGGCCGGCCGGCTCAAGCACCGTCCGAACCAGCTCTCCGGCGGTCAGCAGCAGCGCGTCGCCGTGGCCCGCGCCCTCGCCGCCCGTCCCGAGATCATCTTCGGTGACGAGCCGACCGGAAACCTGGACTCGCGGGCCGGTGCCGAGGTGCTGGGCTTCCTCAAGCGGTCGGTGGACGAGCTGGGCCAGACCATCGTGATGGTCACCCATGACCCGGTCGCCGCCTCCTACGCCAACCGTGTGCTGTACCTGGCCGACGGCCGGATCGTCGACGAGATGTACAACCCGACGGCCGATCTGGTCCTGGAGCGGATGAAGCACTTCGACGCGCGGGGACGGGTGTCATGA
- a CDS encoding transporter gives MGGTARRPMDADPKPPAPQAHPGTPTPRSRRPVAAALMLGMALAALDSTIISTAVPQIVGDLGGFSVFSWLFSGYLLAVTVSLPLYGKLSDTFGRKPILLAGIVVFLIGSLLCAAAWNMASLIAFRIVQGLGGGALQGTIQVVAADLYPLKERPKIQARLSSVWALSSVAGPAIGGVLAGYADWRWIFLINLPVGALAFLLITRHLREPRRHREGRPRIDWAGALGVFLTGGLLLTALVQGGVAWDWLSAPSLTMLGGAAICAAATVWIERRAAEPIIPGWVWRRRTISAVNLAFAALGLLMIAPTVFLPTYAQSVLGLGPIPAGFVLSTMTLSWPIAAALSSRVYNRVGFRRCAITGMAAATLILAAFPLLPYPGAAWQPALIMLLLGGALGLFQLPLIIGVQSSVGWAERGTATASILFCRQVGQSLGAALFGAVANATLASRLTEAPDAIRPGLPDSLDSVSRALEHPGTLTDQAADYLRRAVDTAVDHVYLGSATAALLALLVLVFLAPRRFPVRTEAEAETES, from the coding sequence GTGGGCGGCACCGCACGACGGCCGATGGACGCTGACCCCAAACCCCCCGCACCCCAGGCGCACCCCGGCACCCCCACCCCCCGCAGCCGCCGCCCCGTCGCCGCCGCCCTCATGCTCGGCATGGCGCTGGCCGCGCTCGACTCGACCATCATCTCCACCGCCGTACCGCAGATCGTCGGCGACCTCGGCGGCTTCTCCGTCTTCTCCTGGCTCTTCTCCGGCTATCTGCTCGCCGTCACCGTCTCCCTGCCGCTGTACGGAAAGCTCTCCGACACCTTCGGCCGCAAACCCATCCTGCTCGCGGGCATCGTCGTCTTCCTCATCGGCTCACTGCTGTGCGCCGCCGCCTGGAACATGGCCTCCCTCATCGCCTTCCGGATCGTCCAGGGACTGGGCGGCGGGGCGCTCCAGGGCACCATCCAGGTCGTCGCCGCCGACCTCTACCCGCTCAAGGAACGCCCGAAGATACAGGCCAGGCTCTCCTCCGTCTGGGCACTCTCCTCCGTGGCGGGCCCCGCGATCGGCGGAGTGCTCGCCGGATACGCCGACTGGCGCTGGATCTTCCTCATCAACCTGCCGGTCGGCGCCCTGGCGTTCCTCCTCATCACCCGCCATCTGCGCGAACCGCGACGGCACCGGGAGGGCCGTCCCAGGATCGACTGGGCCGGGGCGCTCGGCGTCTTCCTCACCGGCGGACTGCTGCTCACCGCCCTCGTGCAGGGCGGAGTGGCCTGGGACTGGCTGTCCGCCCCGTCACTCACCATGCTCGGCGGCGCCGCCATATGCGCCGCGGCCACCGTATGGATCGAACGGCGCGCCGCCGAACCGATCATCCCCGGCTGGGTCTGGCGCCGCCGCACCATCTCGGCCGTCAACCTCGCCTTCGCCGCGCTCGGCCTGCTGATGATCGCCCCGACCGTCTTTCTGCCCACCTACGCCCAGTCGGTGCTGGGACTCGGACCCATACCGGCCGGTTTCGTGCTCTCCACGATGACGCTGAGCTGGCCGATCGCGGCCGCGCTCAGCAGCCGCGTCTACAACCGCGTCGGCTTCCGGCGCTGCGCCATCACCGGCATGGCCGCCGCCACGCTGATCCTGGCCGCCTTCCCCCTCCTCCCCTACCCGGGCGCCGCCTGGCAGCCCGCGCTGATCATGCTGCTGCTCGGGGGCGCCCTCGGGCTCTTCCAACTGCCGCTGATCATCGGGGTGCAGTCGTCCGTGGGATGGGCCGAGCGCGGCACCGCCACCGCCTCGATCCTCTTCTGCCGCCAGGTCGGCCAGAGCCTCGGGGCGGCGCTCTTCGGGGCCGTCGCCAACGCGACCCTGGCCTCCCGGCTCACCGAAGCCCCCGACGCCATCCGGCCGGGGCTGCCCGACAGCCTGGACTCGGTCTCCCGCGCCCTGGAACACCCCGGCACCCTCACCGACCAGGCGGCCGACTATCTGCGACGGGCCGTGGACACCGCCGTCGACCACGTCTACCTGGGCTCGGCGACCGCCGCGCTGCTGGCGCTGCTGGTTCTGGTCTTCCTCGCCCCGCGCCGCTTCCCGGTCCGTACCGAAGCCGAGGCCGAGACGGAATCCTGA
- a CDS encoding MarR family transcriptional regulator — protein MAPPHPAHDVTEHVGYRLKRAAAALRGAMDKALRERGLTVPQYACLELLDQRPGLSNAELARGTFVTRQSMNVVLRGLQDADLITRPATTDHGRALPAHLTEAGRERLHAARSAVYAIERTMVDAFPQRRLAALLADLDRMAEALGG, from the coding sequence GTGGCCCCGCCGCACCCCGCTCACGACGTCACCGAACATGTGGGCTACCGCCTCAAGCGCGCCGCCGCGGCGCTGCGCGGCGCCATGGACAAGGCGCTGCGCGAACGCGGTCTGACGGTGCCGCAGTACGCCTGCCTGGAACTCCTCGACCAGCGGCCCGGCCTGTCCAACGCCGAACTCGCCCGCGGCACCTTCGTCACCCGGCAGTCCATGAACGTCGTCCTGCGCGGCCTCCAGGACGCGGATCTGATCACCCGGCCCGCCACCACCGACCACGGCCGCGCCCTCCCGGCCCACCTCACCGAGGCCGGTCGCGAACGGCTCCACGCGGCCCGGTCCGCCGTCTACGCCATCGAGCGGACGATGGTCGACGCCTTCCCGCAACGGCGCCTGGCCGCTCTCCTCGCCGACCTCGACCGGATGGCGGAAGCCCTCGGCGGCTGA
- a CDS encoding glyoxalase: MTATVDGPDFIALQVRDVEAAAAFCEKHLGLRRAPASPPGAVVFTTQPIPFAVREPLPGVELDDVARPGLGVALWFRTTDAQALHDQLADAGVPIVAPPQDSPFGRTFTFIGPEGYAITAHGG, encoded by the coding sequence ATGACCGCCACCGTTGACGGCCCCGACTTCATCGCCCTGCAGGTACGCGATGTCGAGGCTGCGGCCGCCTTCTGCGAGAAGCACCTCGGACTGCGGCGGGCACCGGCCTCGCCGCCCGGTGCCGTGGTGTTCACCACCCAGCCGATCCCGTTCGCCGTCCGCGAGCCGCTGCCGGGCGTGGAGCTCGACGACGTCGCGCGGCCCGGTCTCGGCGTGGCCCTGTGGTTCCGCACCACGGACGCCCAGGCGCTGCACGACCAGCTCGCCGACGCCGGGGTGCCGATCGTCGCCCCGCCGCAGGACAGCCCCTTCGGGCGCACGTTCACCTTCATCGGCCCCGAGGGCTACGCCATCACCGCGCACGGAGGCTGA
- a CDS encoding oxidoreductase: MVAEDLRRRFDATQVSFLILDLTGKAVARLSIASTEEVGRAAERIELSGSVYERVIRTQRLYQEATGQGHRVIAPVTNRGDAIGLLEVLLPTEPGKGILDAVGEAAHVLAYIVIANQRFTDLYTWGKRSRPPTLPAEIQYQLLPSSLSCEAAQFALSGSLEPSETISGDTFDYTLDRDTLHLSVTDPMGHDINSALAATVLMGALRGARRAGADLIGQARQADRALADNGRGHATGQLLRVYLHTGRTELVNAGHPLPLRIREGAVEEIPCEADPPFGVPVPAAHSYHVQDIGLRPGDRLIMLTDGMLERDAQKVDLVALLKSTRHLHPRETVLMLTSAVLDAAGGKLEDDATVLCLDWHGPQETHRHVSSGADVRQASPARGKR; this comes from the coding sequence GTGGTCGCCGAGGACCTGCGGCGGCGCTTCGACGCCACGCAGGTCTCTTTCCTCATCCTGGATCTGACCGGGAAGGCGGTGGCACGCCTGTCCATCGCCTCCACCGAGGAAGTCGGGCGGGCCGCGGAGCGGATCGAACTGTCCGGCAGCGTCTACGAGCGGGTGATCCGCACCCAGCGCCTGTACCAGGAGGCGACCGGCCAGGGACACCGAGTGATCGCCCCGGTCACCAACCGTGGGGACGCGATCGGTCTGCTCGAGGTGCTGCTGCCGACCGAGCCCGGCAAGGGCATCCTCGACGCGGTCGGCGAAGCCGCCCACGTCCTGGCCTATATCGTGATCGCCAACCAACGCTTCACCGATCTCTACACCTGGGGCAAGCGCTCCAGGCCCCCCACCCTGCCGGCCGAGATCCAATACCAGCTCCTGCCGTCGTCGCTGTCGTGTGAGGCCGCCCAGTTCGCCCTGAGCGGGAGTCTGGAACCCTCGGAAACGATCAGCGGCGACACCTTCGACTACACCCTGGACCGGGACACCCTGCACCTGTCGGTGACCGACCCCATGGGCCACGACATCAACTCCGCGCTGGCGGCCACCGTCCTCATGGGCGCCCTGCGCGGCGCCCGCCGCGCCGGAGCCGACCTGATCGGCCAGGCCCGGCAGGCCGACCGGGCCCTGGCCGACAATGGCCGCGGCCACGCCACCGGGCAGCTGCTGCGGGTCTACCTCCACACCGGGCGGACAGAACTCGTCAACGCCGGCCACCCGTTGCCGCTGCGCATACGCGAGGGAGCCGTGGAGGAGATCCCCTGCGAGGCGGATCCCCCCTTCGGGGTGCCCGTGCCCGCGGCCCACTCCTACCACGTTCAGGACATCGGTCTACGCCCCGGCGATCGTTTGATCATGCTCACCGACGGCATGCTCGAACGCGACGCGCAGAAGGTGGATCTGGTCGCCCTGCTGAAGAGCACCCGGCACTTGCATCCGCGGGAGACCGTGCTGATGCTGACCAGCGCGGTCCTGGACGCCGCGGGCGGCAAGCTGGAAGACGACGCCACCGTGTTGTGCCTGGACTGGCACGGCCCCCAGGAGACCCACCGGCACGTCAGCTCCGGCGCGGACGTCCGCCAAGCCTCCCCCGCCCGCGGGAAGCGGTAG
- a CDS encoding glyoxalase, with translation MPTHKPAPFVHHPSHQRKPLNVGAALHGRQAGPPTGIILTSEDIDADHATLRSRGVDTDPEVQRWGAPVPPMFSFRDGDGNALMVVENG, from the coding sequence GTGCCAACTCACAAGCCGGCTCCCTTCGTGCACCACCCCTCTCACCAGCGTAAACCTCTCAATGTGGGCGCCGCCCTCCATGGGCGCCAAGCCGGGCCTCCGACCGGCATCATCCTCACCTCGGAGGACATCGACGCCGACCACGCGACGCTGCGCTCGCGCGGCGTCGACACCGACCCGGAGGTCCAGCGCTGGGGCGCCCCGGTGCCGCCGATGTTCAGTTTCCGGGACGGGGACGGCAACGCGCTGATGGTCGTCGAGAACGGCTGA